The DNA window TCCGCACGCTGATGGCGCAAAGCATCGGCCGCATCCGCCTGTTCGACGGCGTGCCCGGCATGCTGCGCAATGCGGCGGCCGATGGCGTGCTGCTGGCCATCGTCAGCTCCAATTCCGAAGCCAACGTGCGTGCCGTGCTGGGCGAGCATGCGCGCCTGTTCTGCCATTTCGAATGCGGCGCGGCGTTGTTCGGCAAGCGCCGCCGCCTGCGCCGCGTGGTGCAGGGCAGCGGGCTGGCCAGCGAGCGCGTGCTGTGCGTGGGCGATGAAGTGCGCGACATCGATGCCGCGCATGCCGAAGGCCTGGATTTCGGCGCGGTAGCCTGGGGCTACGCCAAGCCCGAAGCGCTGCGTGCGCGCGCGCCGAAGCTGATGTTCGGCAGCGTGGCCGACATGGCGGCGCAGCTCGCATGCGGCGAGAAATCGCCCTCCGCAAGTTGAAGTATCTTTATTACCACTTGTTTTTTGCACACAAAATTCTCTTAGGGAAGTCGCGAAACTTGGCCCTATAATCGCGACTTTGCCCGGCGTCACGAGCGCCACGGCCTTGAACACCCTGACAAGGAATCCCCTGTGAGCCAGACGCTGGTCCAGAAAATGACCCGTACCAAACCGGTCGCCGCCACTGCCGACACGAATCCGGAAACAGCCCCTGGCATCGGCATGGAAACGCCACATGCTCCCGGCGGCCTGGCCCGCTCGATGGGCCTGTTCTCGCTGACCATGATCGGCGTTGGCGCCACCATCGGTACCGGCATCTTCTTCACGATGGTCGAGGCGGTGCCGAAGGCCGGCCCCGCCGTGATCCTGTCGTTCCTGCTGGCCGCGCTGACGGCCGGCCTGACGGCGCTGTGCTACGCCGAACTGGCGTTCCGCATCCCCGCCTCCGGTTCCTCTTACTCGTTCGCCTATGCCACGGTCGGCGAATTCCTCGCCTTCATCATGGCCGCCTGCCTGCTGCTCGAATACGGGCTGGCCGCCAGCGCCACGGCGATCGGCTGGTCCGATTACCTGAATAATTTCCTGGGCAATGCCTTCAACTGGCACATACCCACGCTGCTGCGCACGCCGATGATCGTGTCGACACCGGAAGGCGTGGTGTTCAACTGGGGCCACGTCAACCTGCCGCCGATCATC is part of the Pseudoduganella lutea genome and encodes:
- a CDS encoding HAD hydrolase-like protein codes for the protein MRHYDLLIFDFDGTLADSFPFFLEVFDTVAEAHSFRRLDPSRLDELRGADLPQIMRQLGMPRWKLLPVAMHFRTLMAQSIGRIRLFDGVPGMLRNAAADGVLLAIVSSNSEANVRAVLGEHARLFCHFECGAALFGKRRRLRRVVQGSGLASERVLCVGDEVRDIDAAHAEGLDFGAVAWGYAKPEALRARAPKLMFGSVADMAAQLACGEKSPSAS